TTCCCGCTTCTGCGCATTTCGCCCCTATACGTCCGCGACGTTCCACATCTGTACAGAGGCTCACGATATGCACGTCCTCGCGTGCCAATGCTGCGTCGAGGTCTATGAACGGCAAATCCATTGATTCAGCCAGCGAACGTGCCAACGTAATCCGTTCTGGTGGTGCGTCCGGTTCATCAGCGAATGCCACCAACCGACACCGTGCATCCTGCGCAAAACTCAAGGCGTAATTCTCTTGATGCGTCCGATTCCCACCGAGGAGGAGAACCCCATATTTTTTTCCGTTCTGCTGCATGTTTAACCCTCCAATGTTATAGGTTGTCCGCTTTCAAGGGACTGTACGATAGCCTCTGTCAGTTCACCTACGCCACCGAGTTCCGGCGGGGCTGCATTCAGGTAATGTCTACCTACCGGTGTTTCGTGGTAGATAACGCCTTTATTACCAACCAACATGATGTCGATTGCCGTTTCAGCATCAACCCGATTGGCACTCACCAGTGCCATCTGTCCCCCAACATAGTGAACCATGACCGTCGTCTGTGTGGCTTCCGCGCCTCCCTGTGCATAGACGCGCGCCGGTGCTGAAGGTATCCATCCATTCGCAAGCGCAGCCGCCTCTCCCAACGATAGCAGCAGATCGGCTGTGTCATCTGCCACGTTAAGGACACACCGAAGGAACACTGGACTCCCAATCCGATCCTTCTCAATCACAGATTGAACAGATTTTTTGAGCAATTCCATTTTTTCTCCTTTCTTAGTTGTCAGCAGTCAGTTATCAGCGGTCAGTAGGTGTCGCTCCTACAGCAGAAAAATAACCTGAAAAATATTGACGAATCTGTGGATATTATGCTATATTCTGTAACAATAAATTTTGGCTTGTCCTGTTGAATATGGACTTGCAAGCTGCGCCCTACAATACCAAAATTGCCCGAAAATCAACCAGCAATCTTTAACTCTTTTGGAGGAAATAATGCCACTGAAAACCCTTGAACAACTCGTTTCCGAGGCGAAAGCGAATGTTGGACACATATCACCAGACGAACTTACAGAAGCTACAGAGTCAATCATCCTCTTAGATGTCCGCGACGAACCCGACTACGACGAAGAACATCTGCCGAATGCAGTTTCACTCCCACGCGGTTATCTCGAACTCGATATTGATGAGGTCGCCCCTGACGCAGATACACACATCGTTACATATTGCGGTGGCGGCACCCGTGCGACACTCTCCGCACACACTTTAAAAAACATGGGCTATGAAAATGTCTCAGTGCTGACGGGTGGTTTCCGCGGTTGGAAAGCCGAAGGATTACCAACCGAAGAATCTGATGAATAAGCACATCTAATGTACGTAGATTAGCACAGATAAAAAACCTTGTCAAATCCCGATACTGCGCAAGACGATTCTGTTTTCCGTGCACGTAAGTCCGTTGGTTTGTAGTAAGGAAACGATTTATTGCTCGTTATACACACCTTTAGAACGTGCGATAAATCGCACTACTACAAACACATCCATTCTTAGGCAGAAAACCCCTTTAGAACGTGCGATAAATCGCACTACTACGAACACATTATCGCACAAACATAGCGACAAGACCAACACCACACGGAGAAAAAATGCGAAACAGATATATCCTTTTAGCAGTCATACTTCTCGCACTCTTTATCGGCAATAGCCATGGACAAAAGAAACAACTCAACGTCTTCACGTGGGCAGGTTACGTCAGCGACGACATCCGCGAGGGGTTTGAAAAGGAATTCGGGGCGAGCGTCCTCATTGATACCTATGCCAGCAACGAAGACCTCCTTGCGAAGTTGTTAGCCGGTGCGACAGGATACGACATCATCATGCCGTCCGACTACATGGTGTCCATCCTAATCAAGCAAAATCTATTAGCCGAATTGAACCGCGACAACATCCCTAACTTCCAAAATATCAGTCCGCTATTCCTTGGCAAATACTTCGACACCGAAAACCGATATTCCATCCCCTATACATTCGGCACCGCGGGTATCGCTTACGATTCGGCTGTTGTTTCGCCAGCACCCGATAGTTGGACGGTGCTTTGGGATACCCAATATAAGAACCAATTCAGCATGTTGGACGATCAACGCGAGACAATCGGTGCTGCGCTTAAACTGCTCGGATACAGCCTCAACACAACCGATCCGAAGGAGATCAAAGCGGCGAAAGAAAAACTCATTGCCCAGAAACCGCTCGTCAAACAGTATAAGAGCGAGGCGGAAGAACTCCTCATCGCTGGGGACGTCGTCATGGCGCACTGCTGGAGCGGTGATGCGTTCCGTGCAACAGAAACCCGACCTACGATCCGATATGTCATTCCGAAAGAAGGCTCAAGCCAGTTTATCGATGCGGTCTGCATTCCGAAATCCGCACCCCATAAATCCCTCGCCGAGCAATTCATCAATTACCTCCTTCGCCCTGAAGTCAATGCCAAGATTACGACTTTCACGAAATATGGGACATGCGTCCCCACGGCGAAAGAATATTTACCGGAACACCTACGGAAACACAAATTTATCTATCCACCGCAAGAGGTTTTGGAATCCCTTGAGTGGCTAAAAGATGCGGGAGACTTCACGAGACACTATAACCGCGCATGGGAGGAAATCAAAGCGAAATGATGTTTAAAACGCTTCAACATCTACGCTGGATTGTTGTGAGTGTAGCTGCTTTTGTTCTGTTCCATGTAGTTATAGGAAACGTTGCTGCGAAAAAATGGAAGGTCGTTTCTCAACTTCCAACCGGAAGATCGGCATTCTCAACGGCAGTCGTTGACGAGAAAATTTATCTCATCGGCGGT
This genomic interval from Candidatus Poribacteria bacterium contains the following:
- a CDS encoding rhodanese-like domain-containing protein, translating into MPLKTLEQLVSEAKANVGHISPDELTEATESIILLDVRDEPDYDEEHLPNAVSLPRGYLELDIDEVAPDADTHIVTYCGGGTRATLSAHTLKNMGYENVSVLTGGFRGWKAEGLPTEESDE
- a CDS encoding spermidine/putrescine ABC transporter substrate-binding protein; amino-acid sequence: MRNRYILLAVILLALFIGNSHGQKKQLNVFTWAGYVSDDIREGFEKEFGASVLIDTYASNEDLLAKLLAGATGYDIIMPSDYMVSILIKQNLLAELNRDNIPNFQNISPLFLGKYFDTENRYSIPYTFGTAGIAYDSAVVSPAPDSWTVLWDTQYKNQFSMLDDQRETIGAALKLLGYSLNTTDPKEIKAAKEKLIAQKPLVKQYKSEAEELLIAGDVVMAHCWSGDAFRATETRPTIRYVIPKEGSSQFIDAVCIPKSAPHKSLAEQFINYLLRPEVNAKITTFTKYGTCVPTAKEYLPEHLRKHKFIYPPQEVLESLEWLKDAGDFTRHYNRAWEEIKAK